A stretch of Vannielia litorea DNA encodes these proteins:
- the rfbA gene encoding glucose-1-phosphate thymidylyltransferase RfbA, protein MTTRKGIILAGGTGSRLYPITLGISKQLLPIYDKPMIYYPISVLMLAGIREIAVITTPQDAEQFRRLLGDGSQWGLSFTYIAQPSPDGLAQAFILAEAFLAGAPSALVLGDNIFFGHGLPELLAEADARRAGGTVFGYRVADPERYGVVDFDAAGKARALVEKPRVPPSSYAVTGLYFLDGSAPARAREVRPSERGELEITSLLESYLEDDLLEVKTMGRGYAWLDTGTHGSLLDAGNFVRTLEERQGLQTGSLEEIAFSRGWIDWEQLANRAKLFAKNDYGAYLLAMLPEPATKARPPHSADHGWRLSAR, encoded by the coding sequence ATGACCACACGCAAGGGCATCATCCTGGCCGGGGGCACCGGCTCGCGGCTCTACCCGATCACCCTGGGCATCTCCAAGCAGCTCCTGCCGATCTACGACAAGCCGATGATCTACTATCCGATCTCGGTGCTGATGCTGGCGGGCATCCGGGAGATCGCGGTGATCACCACGCCGCAGGATGCCGAGCAGTTCCGCCGGCTTCTCGGCGACGGCAGCCAGTGGGGGCTCTCGTTCACCTACATCGCGCAGCCGTCGCCGGACGGGCTGGCCCAGGCCTTCATCCTCGCCGAGGCCTTTCTGGCGGGGGCGCCCTCGGCGCTGGTTCTGGGCGACAACATCTTTTTCGGCCACGGGCTGCCCGAGCTGCTGGCGGAGGCCGATGCACGGCGCGCGGGCGGCACGGTGTTCGGCTACCGGGTGGCGGACCCGGAGCGCTACGGCGTGGTGGATTTCGACGCCGCGGGCAAGGCGCGCGCTCTGGTGGAGAAGCCGCGCGTGCCGCCCTCCAGCTACGCGGTGACGGGGCTCTATTTTCTTGACGGATCGGCCCCGGCGCGCGCCCGCGAGGTGCGTCCTTCGGAGCGTGGCGAACTCGAGATCACCTCGCTGCTCGAGAGCTACCTCGAAGACGACCTGCTGGAGGTGAAGACGATGGGCCGCGGCTATGCCTGGCTCGATACCGGCACCCACGGCAGCCTGCTTGACGCCGGCAACTTCGTGCGGACGCTGGAAGAGCGCCAGGGGCTTCAGACCGGCTCGCTGGAAGAGATCGCCTTCAGCCGGGGCTGGATCGACTGGGAGCAGCTGGCCAACCGCGCGAAGCTCTTCGCCAAGAACGACTACGGCGCCTACCTGCTCGCCATGCTGCCCGAACCCGCGACGAAGGCCCGGCCACCGCACAGCGCGGACCACGGCTGGCGGCTGTCGGCGCGTTGA
- the rfbB gene encoding dTDP-glucose 4,6-dehydratase: protein MKLLVTGGAGFIGSAVVRRAIAEGHEVVNLDALTYAACLDNLASVASNPRYAFVRADIRDRAALDRALGQYRPDAVMHLAAESHVDRSIDGPAAFVETNVLGTFHLLEAVRAYWQGRGRPEDFRFHHVSTDEVFGSLGAEGLFTEDTPYDPRSPYSASKAGSDHLVRAWHETYGLPVVMTNCSNNYGPFHFPEKLVPVVILSALEGRQIPVYGTGENLRDWLYVEDHAEALLTVIRRGKVRRSYNIGGENERRNIDLVRMICALVDEARPAARPRAELIRLVADRPGHDRRYAIDPGRIAGELGWRPSVTLEEGLRRTVAWYLDNPAWWQALRDRAGLGQRLGLTA, encoded by the coding sequence ATGAAGCTGCTGGTAACGGGTGGCGCCGGATTCATCGGCTCGGCAGTGGTACGGCGGGCAATCGCAGAGGGCCACGAGGTGGTGAACCTCGATGCGCTGACCTATGCCGCCTGCCTCGACAACCTCGCCAGCGTGGCCTCGAATCCGCGCTACGCCTTCGTCCGGGCCGATATCCGCGACCGCGCCGCGCTCGACCGGGCACTGGGTCAATACCGGCCCGACGCGGTCATGCATCTTGCCGCCGAGAGCCACGTGGACCGCTCGATCGACGGGCCTGCGGCCTTTGTCGAGACCAATGTGCTGGGCACCTTTCACCTGCTCGAGGCCGTGCGGGCCTACTGGCAGGGGCGCGGCCGGCCGGAGGACTTCCGGTTTCATCACGTCAGCACCGACGAGGTGTTCGGCTCGCTGGGCGCCGAGGGGCTGTTCACCGAAGACACGCCCTACGACCCGCGCAGCCCCTATTCGGCCTCCAAGGCCGGCTCCGACCACCTCGTGCGGGCCTGGCACGAGACCTACGGGCTGCCGGTGGTGATGACCAATTGCTCCAACAACTACGGACCCTTCCACTTTCCCGAGAAGCTGGTGCCGGTGGTGATCCTGAGCGCGCTGGAAGGTCGGCAGATCCCGGTCTACGGCACGGGCGAGAACCTGCGCGACTGGCTCTATGTTGAGGACCACGCCGAGGCGCTGCTGACGGTGATCCGGCGCGGCAAGGTGCGCCGGAGCTACAACATCGGCGGCGAGAACGAACGGCGCAACATCGACCTGGTCCGCATGATCTGCGCGCTCGTCGACGAGGCCCGCCCGGCCGCGCGGCCCCGCGCGGAGCTGATCCGCCTTGTCGCCGACCGGCCCGGCCACGACCGGCGCTATGCCATCGACCCGGGCCGGATCGCAGGCGAGCTGGGCTGGCGGCCGAGCGTGACGCTCGAAGAGGGCCTGCGCCGGACAGTGGCCTGGTATCTCGACAACCCCGCCTGGTGGCAGGCCCTGCGCGACCGCGCGGGCCTCGGCCAGCGGCTCGGACTGACGGCATGA
- a CDS encoding sugar transferase: MTAKRAFDIALALALLVPGLPIMAVLWGLVALRDGRPAIYVSQRMKAPGAGFDLYKFRTMRLAGPERGVSGGDKAGRITALGRRLRRMRLDELPQLVNVLRGDMSFVGPRPPARQYVEQFPALYAEVLRSRPGITGLATILYHSHEEMLLKPCRTAEETHAVYVRRCIPRKAALDRLYTRRQSLGLDLYILYLTLGKLMPLPGARLRRLRAKAARV, translated from the coding sequence GTGACGGCCAAGCGCGCGTTCGACATTGCCCTGGCGCTGGCGCTGCTGGTGCCGGGCTTGCCGATCATGGCGGTGCTCTGGGGCCTCGTCGCCCTGCGCGACGGGCGGCCCGCGATCTATGTCTCGCAGCGGATGAAGGCACCGGGCGCGGGTTTCGACCTGTACAAGTTCCGCACCATGCGGCTGGCGGGCCCGGAGCGCGGCGTGTCGGGCGGCGACAAGGCCGGGCGGATCACCGCGCTGGGGCGCAGGCTGCGCCGGATGCGGCTCGACGAGCTGCCGCAGCTCGTCAACGTGCTGCGCGGCGACATGAGCTTTGTCGGCCCGCGCCCGCCGGCCCGGCAATACGTGGAGCAGTTTCCGGCGCTCTATGCCGAGGTGCTTCGGAGCCGCCCCGGGATCACCGGGCTGGCGACAATTCTCTACCACAGCCACGAGGAGATGCTCCTCAAGCCGTGCCGGACGGCGGAAGAGACCCATGCCGTCTACGTGCGCCGCTGCATCCCCCGGAAGGCGGCGCTGGACAGGCTCTATACACGCCGCCAGAGCCTGGGGCTGGACCTCTACATTCTCTATCTCACGCTGGGCAAGCTGATGCCTCTGCCCGGTGCCCGGCTGCGCCGGTTGCGCGCCAAGGCCGCGCGGGTCTGA
- the rfbD gene encoding dTDP-4-dehydrorhamnose reductase translates to MAADGMRLLVFGQTGQVARELLALESERIQVETVPRSRADLARPGEAAAVVALSEADAVINAAAYTAVDRAEEEPALALAVNGAAPGEIARACARRGLPLVHVSSDYVFDGSGDTPRGVGSPVAPLGSYGRSKLAGEQAVRAAGGVHAILRTSWVFSAHGANFVRTMLRLAADRDSLGVVDDQIGGPTAAAEIAAACVTIAGALKAAPDKTGTYHLSGTPDVSWAGFAQEILAQAGLACAVTPIPSAAYPTPALRPLNSRLDCTATEAVFGIARPDWRAGLAAVLKQMGERADAPPQRMAG, encoded by the coding sequence ATGGCGGCTGACGGCATGAGGCTGCTGGTCTTCGGGCAGACCGGGCAGGTGGCACGCGAACTCCTGGCGCTCGAGAGCGAGCGGATCCAAGTGGAGACCGTGCCGCGCAGCCGGGCTGATCTGGCACGACCGGGCGAGGCCGCGGCAGTCGTGGCGCTGAGCGAGGCCGATGCGGTGATCAACGCCGCGGCCTACACGGCGGTCGACCGCGCCGAGGAGGAGCCCGCCCTGGCCCTCGCGGTGAACGGCGCGGCCCCCGGCGAGATTGCCCGGGCCTGCGCAAGGCGGGGCCTGCCGCTGGTACATGTTTCCAGCGACTACGTCTTCGACGGAAGCGGCGACACACCGCGCGGGGTGGGCTCTCCGGTGGCTCCGCTGGGCAGCTATGGCCGCAGCAAGCTGGCGGGCGAGCAGGCGGTGCGGGCGGCAGGCGGTGTGCATGCGATCCTGCGCACCTCCTGGGTGTTCTCGGCCCATGGCGCGAACTTCGTGCGGACGATGCTGCGCCTGGCCGCGGACCGCGACTCCCTCGGCGTGGTCGATGACCAGATCGGCGGCCCGACCGCCGCGGCAGAGATTGCCGCCGCCTGCGTCACGATCGCCGGGGCGCTGAAGGCGGCGCCGGACAAGACCGGCACCTACCACCTCTCCGGCACGCCCGACGTGAGCTGGGCCGGCTTCGCGCAAGAGATCCTGGCCCAGGCCGGGCTTGCCTGCGCGGTGACGCCGATCCCGAGCGCGGCCTACCCCACCCCGGCCCTGCGCCCGCTGAACTCGCGGCTGGACTGCACCGCCACGGAGGCGGTGTTCGGCATTGCCCGGCCCGATTGGCGGGCCGGCCTTGCCGCGGTGCTGAAGCAGATGGGCGAGCGGGCCGATGCCCCGCCGCAACGGATGGCAGGCTGA
- a CDS encoding glycosyltransferase, which produces MTRALPAAEAKAPSPSPAPEIAVILAVFRPDPAQLEAQVASLAGQILRPSLLVAVIADLESGPLMAQTAARHGLRCEIVTPDRGMDAPRAFAAGLAAALPLTAPGSLIAFSDQDDTWHPARLSRGAALLADPAVSLVHSNARVVDNAGKVLHPSLFALERRLPAPGLRDLLYRNTVTGMTMLFRRELAELSLPFPGQAGVHFYHDLWLALLATATGRVVRIDEPLVDYRQHAGNAVGAVSRRRDWRLPRPSRKALHHWARRKATSYALARYLARCVQARVSEAVIGAQLGPDRADTSALRPYLRRRGLGLPHLADSLRLLLTGHADLARIAASQFIITAGRLAWSLREALGPGLLAALSAFDTRLYGLSPGIAPPEIDSAGNAVIRELALAPPPPPARRARPAATFIDARKQPSWTPRFDAPESAIVLLVPTLNPTEAFAGIATAIDIGIGLAARGHRIRMIATDLPMANPAASRAFVEGRAAGAHPGAAASITLHCGVTGDSCGRDGPKISQHRGDVFLATAWWTAHVAQSLIRTHALHHAQFHYLIQDYEPHFYAWGTTCADAEASYGMDYRPIFNTTLLRDHFAGLGLCAPDALAFRPSIEISRYASGHRAPSAAPRRLALYGRPEVERNMFPMAIEALERFTTAEHLGPDDVELLSVGLTHEPVEFSTGARLTSLGKLPWEAYPEFLLGVDLGLSLMYSPHPSHPPIEMAASGVRVVTNRFGGKDLSRLSPAIISAEPTPEALAAALCRAWVAPPVTRAMREIDLSPLGLAMPTLIDRLSADLHPLLNRRASAA; this is translated from the coding sequence ATGACGAGAGCACTCCCGGCCGCCGAGGCAAAGGCCCCCAGCCCCTCCCCCGCGCCGGAGATTGCCGTCATCCTTGCCGTGTTCCGCCCCGATCCGGCGCAGCTCGAGGCGCAGGTCGCCAGCCTCGCCGGCCAGATCCTGCGGCCCTCCCTCCTCGTCGCCGTCATCGCCGATCTCGAATCAGGCCCCCTCATGGCCCAGACTGCCGCCCGTCATGGGCTTCGCTGCGAGATCGTCACCCCCGACCGCGGGATGGATGCGCCCCGCGCCTTCGCCGCCGGTCTCGCCGCCGCCCTGCCGCTCACGGCACCGGGCAGCCTCATCGCCTTCTCCGATCAGGATGACACCTGGCACCCCGCCCGCCTCTCGCGCGGCGCGGCCCTTCTGGCCGATCCCGCCGTCAGCCTCGTTCATTCCAACGCCCGCGTGGTCGACAACGCGGGCAAGGTGCTGCACCCCTCGCTCTTCGCGCTGGAGCGCCGCCTGCCCGCGCCCGGCCTGCGCGACCTGCTCTACCGCAACACCGTCACCGGGATGACCATGCTGTTCCGGCGCGAGCTTGCCGAACTGTCTCTGCCCTTCCCGGGCCAGGCCGGGGTGCACTTCTACCACGACCTCTGGCTCGCCCTGCTGGCCACCGCCACGGGCCGCGTCGTCCGGATCGACGAGCCGCTGGTCGACTACCGCCAGCACGCGGGCAATGCGGTCGGCGCGGTCTCCCGCCGCCGTGACTGGCGCCTGCCCCGCCCGTCGCGCAAGGCGCTGCACCACTGGGCCCGCCGCAAAGCCACCAGCTACGCCCTCGCCCGCTACCTCGCCCGCTGCGTCCAGGCGCGGGTGTCCGAGGCCGTCATCGGGGCGCAGCTCGGGCCCGACAGGGCAGATACCTCCGCGCTCCGGCCCTACCTGCGGCGGCGCGGGCTGGGCCTGCCGCACCTAGCCGATTCGCTCCGCCTGCTGCTCACCGGCCACGCCGATCTCGCCCGCATCGCCGCCTCGCAGTTCATCATCACCGCCGGCCGCCTCGCCTGGTCGCTGCGCGAGGCCCTCGGCCCTGGCCTGCTCGCCGCGCTCTCGGCCTTCGACACCCGGCTCTACGGCCTCTCGCCCGGCATCGCCCCGCCCGAGATCGACAGCGCCGGCAACGCCGTCATCCGCGAGCTGGCCCTCGCGCCGCCACCGCCGCCCGCCCGCCGCGCCCGGCCCGCCGCCACCTTCATCGACGCCCGCAAGCAGCCCTCGTGGACGCCGCGCTTCGACGCGCCCGAATCGGCCATCGTTCTGCTTGTGCCCACGCTCAACCCCACCGAGGCCTTCGCCGGCATCGCCACCGCGATCGATATCGGCATCGGCCTCGCCGCCCGGGGCCACCGCATCCGCATGATCGCCACCGACCTGCCCATGGCCAACCCCGCCGCCTCCCGCGCCTTCGTGGAGGGCCGTGCGGCCGGGGCGCACCCCGGCGCGGCGGCCAGCATCACCCTGCACTGCGGCGTCACCGGCGACAGCTGCGGCCGCGACGGCCCCAAGATTTCGCAGCACCGGGGCGATGTCTTTCTCGCCACCGCATGGTGGACGGCCCATGTCGCCCAGTCCCTGATCCGAACCCACGCCCTGCACCACGCGCAGTTCCACTACCTGATCCAGGATTACGAGCCGCATTTCTACGCCTGGGGCACCACCTGCGCCGATGCCGAGGCCAGCTACGGCATGGACTACCGGCCGATCTTCAACACCACCCTTCTGCGCGACCATTTCGCCGGGCTGGGCCTCTGCGCGCCCGATGCGCTGGCCTTCCGGCCCTCCATCGAGATCTCGCGCTACGCGAGCGGGCACCGCGCGCCCTCGGCCGCGCCGCGCAGGCTCGCGCTCTACGGCCGCCCCGAGGTGGAGCGCAACATGTTCCCCATGGCAATCGAGGCCCTCGAGCGTTTCACCACCGCCGAGCACCTCGGCCCGGACGACGTCGAGCTGCTCTCGGTGGGCCTCACCCACGAGCCGGTCGAGTTTTCCACCGGTGCGCGGCTCACCAGCCTCGGCAAGCTCCCGTGGGAGGCCTATCCGGAGTTTCTCCTGGGCGTCGATCTCGGCCTTTCACTGATGTATTCGCCCCATCCGAGCCACCCGCCGATCGAGATGGCGGCCTCCGGCGTCCGGGTGGTCACCAACCGTTTCGGCGGCAAGGACCTCTCCCGGCTCTCTCCCGCGATCATCTCCGCCGAGCCCACGCCCGAGGCCCTCGCCGCTGCGCTCTGCCGCGCCTGGGTGGCCCCTCCGGTGACCAGGGCGATGCGCGAGATCGACCTCTCGCCGCTCGGACTTGCCATGCCCACCCTGATCGACCGGCTCTCCGCCGATCTCCACCCGCTCCTCAACAGAAGGGCCTCCGCCGCATGA
- the rfbC gene encoding dTDP-4-dehydrorhamnose 3,5-epimerase, producing MQIETTPLPGVLRITPQRFGDHRGYFAETYSARKLAEAGVETVFVQDNHSLSRRTATLRGLHFQAPPWAQAKLVRCGRGALFDVAVDIRRGSPTWGRWYGAELTEANGVQLLIPAGFAHGFVSRAPDTEIVYKCSSPYAPETEGALLWNDPDIGIDWGLGGAEPVLSEKDAAAPPLARFESPFGWRDAA from the coding sequence GTGCAGATCGAGACAACTCCCCTCCCCGGCGTGCTGCGGATCACCCCGCAGCGCTTTGGCGACCATCGCGGCTATTTCGCCGAGACCTACTCTGCCCGAAAGCTCGCGGAGGCCGGGGTCGAGACGGTTTTCGTGCAGGACAACCACTCGCTGTCGCGCCGCACGGCCACGCTGCGGGGCCTGCACTTCCAGGCTCCGCCCTGGGCCCAGGCCAAGCTGGTGCGCTGCGGGCGTGGTGCGCTCTTCGACGTGGCGGTCGACATCCGGCGTGGCAGCCCGACCTGGGGTCGGTGGTATGGCGCCGAACTGACCGAGGCGAACGGGGTGCAACTGCTGATCCCGGCGGGCTTTGCCCACGGCTTCGTCTCCCGCGCGCCCGACACGGAGATCGTCTACAAATGCTCGTCCCCCTATGCGCCCGAAACCGAGGGCGCCCTGCTCTGGAACGACCCCGACATCGGGATCGACTGGGGCCTCGGGGGCGCGGAGCCGGTGCTCTCTGAGAAGGATGCCGCCGCACCGCCGCTCGCCAGGTTCGAAAGCCCCTTTGGCTGGAGGGACGCGGCATGA
- a CDS encoding ABC transporter permease: protein MPDDISLTPAQPRPLLRPARFRTGRALAALFIREMSTTYGRNAMGYAWAVLEPVAGIALLSLVFSLAFRAPSLGTNFPLFYASGLLPFLAYLDISQKVALSLRFSRQLLYYPGVTYTDALGARFLLNAVTQLLVAMILLSGIILAFDLAVILDIPHLALGFALATWLALGVGTLNCYLLSSYPAWERTWAILNRPLFIVSCVFFVFDDVPQPYQGWLWFNPLIHCIGLLRAGIYATYDAGYVSLGYVIACGGVPLALGLLFLRRHHRDIIERG, encoded by the coding sequence ATGCCAGATGATATTTCGTTAACGCCCGCGCAGCCCCGCCCGCTGCTCCGCCCCGCCCGGTTCCGGACCGGGCGCGCCTTGGCGGCGCTCTTCATCCGCGAGATGTCCACCACCTATGGCCGCAACGCGATGGGCTACGCCTGGGCCGTGCTCGAGCCGGTCGCGGGCATCGCCCTGCTCTCGCTGGTGTTCTCGCTCGCCTTCCGCGCACCCTCGCTCGGCACCAACTTTCCGCTGTTCTACGCCTCCGGCCTGCTCCCCTTCCTCGCCTATCTCGACATCAGCCAGAAGGTCGCGCTCTCCCTGCGGTTCTCCCGCCAGCTGCTCTACTATCCCGGCGTCACCTACACCGATGCGCTCGGCGCGCGCTTCCTGCTCAATGCGGTCACGCAGCTCCTGGTGGCTATGATCCTGCTCTCCGGCATCATCCTCGCCTTCGATCTCGCGGTGATTCTCGACATCCCGCACCTGGCGCTCGGCTTCGCCCTCGCCACATGGCTGGCCCTCGGCGTCGGCACGCTCAATTGCTACCTGCTCTCGAGCTATCCCGCCTGGGAGCGGACCTGGGCAATTCTCAACCGCCCGCTCTTCATCGTCTCCTGCGTCTTCTTCGTGTTCGACGATGTGCCCCAACCCTACCAAGGCTGGCTCTGGTTCAACCCGCTGATCCACTGCATCGGCCTGTTGCGCGCGGGCATCTATGCCACCTATGACGCAGGCTATGTCTCCCTCGGCTACGTGATCGCCTGCGGCGGCGTGCCGCTCGCGCTCGGGCTCCTGTTCCTGCGCCGCCACCACCGCGACATCATCGAACGCGGCTGA
- a CDS encoding sugar transporter has protein sequence MQAQALRPVEAKAPTAEVQVPRQRPAARPARARRRHWGLLLSLLLMVVAPVAAAGWYLFTRAEDQFASSLGFSVRKEDRGSAVEILGGIADLGGGSAGNDTDILFEYIQSPNMVRAVMREVDLVAAYTRPGDPVFSLGPDTRIEALAAYWTRMVQVYFDRSSHLIEIRVKAFTPEESLAIARAVRKEADRTINALSAVARDDATRYARDELDRALARLKAARAALTAFRTSHQIVDPEADIQGRMGLLNTLQAELADALIELDLLRQNSRPDDPRVVQAERRVEVIRQRISEERARFSAEGSASAEQEAYSELIGQYEALAVDQKFAEESYVATLAAYDAAVAEAQRQSRYLATYIEPAAPETPLYPRRWVILLTLFGGLATAWTVLTMIYYSLRDRR, from the coding sequence ATGCAGGCACAGGCGTTGCGCCCGGTGGAGGCCAAGGCGCCGACGGCGGAGGTGCAGGTGCCACGCCAGCGGCCCGCGGCCCGGCCGGCGCGGGCGAGGCGGCGGCACTGGGGGCTGTTGCTCTCGCTCCTGCTCATGGTCGTGGCGCCGGTGGCTGCCGCGGGCTGGTACCTGTTCACCCGCGCGGAGGATCAGTTTGCCAGCAGCCTCGGGTTTTCGGTGCGCAAGGAGGACAGGGGCAGCGCGGTGGAGATCCTTGGCGGGATCGCCGATCTCGGCGGCGGGTCGGCCGGCAATGACACCGATATCCTGTTCGAATACATCCAGAGCCCCAACATGGTGCGCGCGGTGATGCGCGAGGTGGATCTCGTGGCGGCCTACACCCGCCCCGGCGACCCGGTGTTCTCGCTGGGGCCGGACACGCGGATCGAGGCGCTGGCGGCCTACTGGACGCGCATGGTGCAGGTGTATTTCGACCGCTCGAGCCACCTGATCGAGATCCGGGTGAAGGCCTTCACACCCGAGGAGTCGCTGGCTATCGCGCGGGCCGTCCGCAAGGAGGCCGACCGCACGATCAACGCGCTCTCCGCGGTGGCGCGCGACGACGCCACGCGCTACGCCCGCGACGAGCTGGACAGGGCGCTGGCGCGGCTGAAGGCGGCGCGGGCGGCGCTGACCGCCTTCCGGACCAGCCATCAGATCGTGGACCCGGAGGCCGATATCCAGGGCCGGATGGGGCTGCTCAACACCTTGCAGGCGGAGCTGGCCGATGCGCTCATCGAGCTGGACCTGCTGCGCCAGAACAGCCGCCCCGACGACCCGCGCGTGGTGCAGGCCGAGCGGCGGGTGGAGGTGATCCGGCAGCGAATCAGCGAAGAGCGCGCGCGATTCTCGGCGGAGGGCAGCGCCAGCGCCGAGCAGGAGGCCTACTCGGAGCTGATCGGGCAATACGAGGCCCTGGCGGTGGACCAGAAGTTTGCCGAGGAGTCCTACGTGGCCACGCTGGCCGCCTATGATGCGGCGGTGGCCGAGGCACAGCGCCAGTCGCGCTACCTGGCCACCTACATCGAGCCCGCCGCCCCCGAGACGCCGCTCTACCCGCGCCGCTGGGTGATCTTGCTTACGCTCTTCGGCGGCCTTGCCACGGCCTGGACGGTGCTGACGATGATCTACTACTCGCTGCGCGACCGGCGATGA
- a CDS encoding glycosyltransferase produces MSRTRRNRAARPGAPRGAQAVTILMAVHRGARHLEAQLDSLAAQTHRNWHLVVSMDGPEDGASEILDRHPIRDRILRVDGPNRGSAANFLHLMRQGPAGTFWAFCDQDDVWLPHKLAAALERLETVPWNRVAMYHSRSLVTDDALGSPRLSAARPRQASFSNALVQNIAGGNTIVLTPAATRLVHAAVQETGEVVVHDWWLYQLITGAGGLVLHDDAPGLLYRQHGGNLIGANTGLRARARRLRLVLDGTYRRWMEVNLAALQASARHFTPENRHRLRRLALARRQPLAARLRMLREIGIHRQTQLASSVMWLSVLLGRF; encoded by the coding sequence ATGAGCCGAACCCGCCGCAACCGGGCCGCCCGCCCTGGAGCGCCACGCGGGGCCCAGGCGGTGACCATCCTGATGGCGGTGCACCGGGGCGCGCGCCACCTCGAGGCGCAACTCGACAGCCTGGCCGCCCAGACGCACCGCAACTGGCACCTCGTGGTGAGCATGGACGGCCCTGAGGACGGCGCCTCGGAGATCCTCGACCGGCATCCGATCCGGGACAGGATCCTCCGTGTCGACGGGCCCAACAGGGGCTCGGCCGCCAACTTTCTGCACCTTATGCGGCAAGGGCCTGCGGGCACCTTCTGGGCCTTCTGCGACCAGGATGACGTGTGGCTGCCGCACAAGCTCGCCGCTGCGCTGGAGCGGCTGGAGACCGTGCCGTGGAACCGGGTGGCGATGTATCACAGCCGGAGCCTGGTGACCGACGATGCGCTCGGCAGCCCGCGCCTCTCCGCCGCGCGGCCCCGGCAGGCGAGTTTTTCCAATGCGCTGGTGCAGAACATCGCCGGAGGCAACACCATCGTCCTGACCCCCGCCGCGACCCGGCTGGTGCATGCGGCGGTGCAGGAGACCGGCGAGGTGGTGGTGCATGACTGGTGGCTCTACCAGCTCATCACCGGCGCGGGGGGCCTCGTGCTGCACGACGATGCCCCCGGGCTGCTCTATCGGCAGCACGGCGGCAACCTGATCGGCGCCAACACCGGGCTGCGCGCACGGGCGCGGCGATTGCGCCTCGTGCTCGACGGAACTTACCGGCGCTGGATGGAGGTGAACCTTGCGGCGCTTCAGGCCAGCGCGCGGCATTTTACCCCGGAGAACCGCCACCGCCTGCGGCGGCTCGCCCTCGCGCGGCGGCAACCGCTCGCGGCGCGGTTGCGGATGCTGCGCGAGATCGGCATCCACCGGCAGACCCAGCTGGCCAGCTCGGTGATGTGGCTCTCGGTCCTGCTCGGGCGGTTCTGA
- a CDS encoding NAD-dependent epimerase/dehydratase family protein: MRVVMTGARGFIGLNLAHHLRAAGRGAALTGVDRHRGAPEAERGLFAAFHSGCFTDAAALELAADADAVVHLAADVSVQESLADPLATFENNAMRSLRLLDHLRRHAPQTHVIFASTGGVAADGPDGGGPTSPYAASKLAAEALLAAYAHAWGLPVLTLRLANVYGPFSHRSDGVIPRFCRRVLEGKPLRLNGDGRQTRDFIHVEDICQAIAGALETRAVGHYQLGTGVATSLNELVQMLRHLAPGRRVEVVHGPGLAGELRDHCADTARARRELGFSPRIGLREGLRCTLDWYRQELAGGEPWRLTA; encoded by the coding sequence ATGAGAGTGGTGATGACCGGGGCGCGGGGCTTCATCGGGCTGAACCTTGCGCATCACCTGCGGGCTGCCGGGCGGGGCGCTGCGCTGACGGGGGTCGACCGACACAGGGGCGCCCCGGAGGCCGAGCGCGGGCTCTTTGCCGCCTTCCATTCCGGCTGTTTCACCGATGCGGCGGCGCTGGAGCTGGCGGCGGACGCCGATGCGGTGGTGCACCTGGCCGCCGATGTTTCGGTGCAGGAGAGCCTGGCGGATCCTTTGGCCACCTTCGAGAACAACGCGATGCGCAGCCTGCGGCTGCTCGATCACCTGCGCCGGCATGCGCCGCAGACGCATGTGATCTTCGCCTCCACCGGAGGAGTTGCGGCGGATGGCCCGGACGGCGGCGGCCCGACCTCGCCCTATGCCGCCTCCAAGCTCGCGGCCGAGGCGCTTCTGGCGGCCTATGCCCATGCCTGGGGCCTGCCGGTACTGACGCTGCGGCTGGCTAATGTCTATGGCCCGTTCTCGCATCGGAGCGACGGGGTGATACCGCGGTTCTGCCGGCGGGTGCTGGAGGGCAAGCCTCTGCGGCTCAACGGCGACGGCCGGCAAACGCGGGATTTCATCCATGTCGAGGATATCTGCCAGGCAATCGCCGGGGCGCTCGAGACCCGGGCGGTGGGGCACTACCAGCTCGGCACAGGCGTGGCGACCTCGCTCAACGAGCTGGTGCAGATGCTCCGGCACCTGGCGCCGGGCCGCAGGGTCGAGGTGGTGCATGGCCCCGGTCTTGCCGGAGAGCTGAGGGACCATTGCGCCGATACCGCCCGTGCCCGGCGGGAGCTGGGATTCAGCCCCCGGATCGGTCTGCGCGAGGGGCTGAGATGCACGCTGGACTGGTATCGGCAGGAGCTGGCGGGAGGCGAGCCATGGCGGCTGACGGCATGA